From the Girardinichthys multiradiatus isolate DD_20200921_A chromosome 22, DD_fGirMul_XY1, whole genome shotgun sequence genome, one window contains:
- the st3gal7 gene encoding ST3 beta-galactoside alpha-2,3-sialyltransferase 7, producing the protein MVTPDHLSVEDPEDGAPLLPVAANTITPTPVCHRQRAVLKMESRDFFLNRKQNLATSLLLLIGCYLAILIPAYYPSNNVSSVNNDYPYPKDLALLNRSALLLSRPCQPRWGLDHLKSLSCSESLLDIPVFVQQDNPGAWNLAPPRGLQGSEEHLALALASMPQPGVPPSLSAKGRCRRCVVVGNGGVLHGSHLGSHIDQYDVIIRLNNGPVSGFERDAGSRTTIRLIYPEGAPHSADEYKKTAMVVLVVFKSLDLDWLTSVLTKQPLSFWSKMWFWKEVVDDIPLKPESFKILHPEIIHKTGQVLQSYAQNQGNMVPTSGAIAVGMALQLCDQVSLAGFGYNMQHPEARLHYYEAIRMDTMKAQVVHDVSAEKLFLRDLVAAGAVTDLTGAL; encoded by the exons ATGGTAACACCGGACCATCTGAGTGTAGAAGATCCAGAAGATGGTGCTCCACTGCTGCCTGTGGCTGCAAATACAATAACACCAACACCTGTGTGTCACAGACAGCGAGCTGTTTTAAAGATGGAGTCCAGGGACTTCTTCCTAAACAG GAAGCAGAATCTTGCCACTAGTCTGCTCTTGTTGATAGGATGCTACTTGGCGATTCTGATTCCGGCATATTACCCCTCAAACAATGTGTCATCAGTCAACAATGACTACCCCTATCCCAAGGATCTG GCCTTACTAAATCGGTCGGCCCTCCTGCTTTCACGCCCCTGTCAGCCTCGCTGGGGTCTGGACCACCTCAAGTCACTTTCCTGTTCAGAAAGCCTTCTGGACATCCCAGTTTTTGTGCAACAGGACAACCCCGGGGCATGGAATCTGGCCCCTCCTCGGGGGCTCCAGGGGAGTGAAGAGCATTTGGCCCTGGCCCTTGCCTCTATGCCTCAGCCTGGTGTGCCTCCTTCTCTAAGTGCAAAAGGCAGGTGCAGGCGATGTGTGGTGGTGGGAAATGGAGGTGTTCTTCACGGGAGCCATCTTGGATCTCACATAGATCAGTATGATGTCATTATCAG GCTGAATAATGGTCCCGTGTCTGGATTTGAGAGAGATGCTGGGTCACGCACCACAATCCGCCTGATATATCCAGAGGGAGCACCTCACTCGGCCGATGAGTACAAAAAGACCGCCATGGTAGTTCTGGTGGTCTTTAAAAGTCTGGACTTGGACTGGCTAACTTCTGTACTAACCAAGCAGCCTCTG AGCTTCTGGTCCAAGATGTGGTTCTGGAAGGAGGTAGTAGATGATATCCCGCTGAAACCAGAGAGCTTCAAGATCCTCCATCCAGAGATTATTCACAAGACGGGACAAGTCTTACAGAGTTATGCTCAGAACCAGGGAAAT ATGGTGCCAACATCAGGAGCCATTGCTGTGGGTATGGCTCTGCAGCTGTGTGACCAGGTTAGCCTCGCCGGGTTTGGCTACAACATGCAGCACCCAGAGGCCAGGCTCCACTACTATGAGGCGATACGCATGGACACCATGAAAGCTCAA GTGGTGCATGACGTTAGCGCTGAAAAACTCTTCCTGAGGGACCTGGTGGCTGCAGGAGCCGTGACTGACCTCACAGGAGCCCTTTGA